The Terriglobia bacterium genome has a segment encoding these proteins:
- the tuf gene encoding elongation factor Tu (EF-Tu; promotes GTP-dependent binding of aminoacyl-tRNA to the A-site of ribosomes during protein biosynthesis; when the tRNA anticodon matches the mRNA codon, GTP hydrolysis results; the inactive EF-Tu-GDP leaves the ribosome and release of GDP is promoted by elongation factor Ts; many prokaryotes have two copies of the gene encoding EF-Tu), translating into MAKEKFDRSKPHVNIGTIGHIDHGKTTLTSAITQVLHKLDPKVAIR; encoded by the coding sequence ATGGCGAAGGAGAAATTCGATCGCAGCAAGCCGCACGTCAACATCGGGACGATCGGGCACATTGACCACGGCAAGACGACGTTGACGTCGGCGATCACGCAGGTATTGCACAAGCTGGATCCGAAGGTGGCGATTCGGA
- a CDS encoding glycosyltransferase family 39 protein, with translation MPMGRQTQCLVTVLAFTAALWAVNILWLQRDTRPPVWDMALHQSYALNYVPQSREPAQAMSWASRSGNYPPFVHMTIALCFLIFHPSPHIAVLANIPATMLLFWAVYMLGWDLAGARAARWACLLTALTPYLLWMSRETVLDYWLAAWVAAGLVALRKTEGFESHSRSFLFGLTCALGMLTKWFFAAFLFLPLLYVGIRFRIWRDRARMLHLADALLVAGLGAGVWYLPNLPNLTRYFMENAQVGALEGEPRVFSFQSLIYYLRLLEGYQLFGILFLLLILAVVFTWRRRLLRDGKFLIAAVCGGWLAMTLLRTKDPRFTMPLLGPMFIVAGAWLQSWSNTRQVYVLKAGLALVLGFQAYAANFGVRWLPQEIVLAHGYSGSLRWDWNLYLQHYFHVLGAPRREDWKLEAILGKVAEDARTRNAPPDLALIPDLPRFNAMNFTLTARLRGWPVHVRHLRTQPDGVQAFDGFQYVVMTDGDQGMSWTTGFSRALSEIIVDDPRTFRLVELYILPDGSCARLYSIHRSSTEEDGPRRVDAEKDIVSSYRQSSIPCSSTRPACSALRLL, from the coding sequence ATGCCGATGGGACGGCAGACTCAGTGCCTGGTCACCGTGCTCGCGTTCACGGCCGCCCTCTGGGCCGTGAACATCCTTTGGTTGCAGCGCGACACTCGCCCTCCTGTTTGGGACATGGCGCTGCATCAGAGCTATGCCCTCAACTACGTGCCGCAGTCCCGGGAGCCGGCGCAAGCGATGTCGTGGGCGTCACGTTCCGGAAACTATCCGCCCTTCGTCCATATGACGATCGCGCTTTGCTTCCTTATCTTTCATCCTAGCCCGCATATCGCGGTTCTGGCCAACATCCCGGCCACGATGCTGCTTTTTTGGGCGGTCTACATGCTGGGCTGGGATCTAGCCGGTGCGCGAGCGGCGAGGTGGGCGTGCCTGCTCACAGCGCTGACGCCGTATCTGCTGTGGATGTCCCGCGAGACGGTGCTCGATTACTGGCTTGCTGCCTGGGTGGCGGCCGGCCTCGTCGCGCTCCGGAAGACGGAAGGGTTCGAGTCCCATTCTCGCAGTTTCCTTTTCGGGTTGACTTGCGCTCTCGGGATGCTCACAAAGTGGTTTTTCGCCGCATTTCTCTTTCTTCCCCTGCTCTATGTGGGCATCCGGTTCCGGATCTGGCGCGACCGGGCGCGCATGCTTCACCTCGCCGACGCTCTTCTGGTTGCAGGTCTGGGAGCGGGTGTGTGGTACCTCCCGAATCTGCCGAACCTGACGCGCTACTTCATGGAGAACGCGCAGGTCGGCGCGCTGGAAGGCGAACCGAGAGTGTTTTCCTTCCAATCGCTCATCTATTACCTTCGGCTGCTGGAAGGCTACCAGCTTTTCGGCATCCTGTTCCTGCTTCTGATCCTTGCCGTCGTCTTCACATGGAGGCGGCGCCTGCTGCGCGACGGTAAGTTTCTCATCGCGGCAGTGTGCGGAGGCTGGCTCGCGATGACCCTCTTGCGCACCAAGGATCCCCGCTTCACCATGCCGCTGCTCGGACCCATGTTCATCGTGGCCGGTGCCTGGCTGCAATCCTGGAGCAACACCCGGCAGGTATACGTGCTCAAGGCCGGGCTGGCCCTGGTCCTGGGCTTTCAGGCGTATGCAGCCAACTTCGGGGTGCGCTGGCTCCCGCAGGAGATCGTGCTGGCGCACGGCTACAGCGGCAGCCTGCGTTGGGACTGGAATCTTTACCTTCAGCACTATTTCCATGTTCTGGGAGCGCCACGCCGCGAAGACTGGAAGCTGGAGGCGATTCTCGGCAAAGTAGCCGAGGATGCCCGAACCAGAAATGCCCCTCCGGACCTTGCTCTGATTCCAGATCTGCCCCGGTTTAATGCGATGAATTTCACTCTTACGGCACGGTTGCGAGGGTGGCCCGTGCATGTCCGGCACCTGAGGACCCAGCCCGATGGGGTTCAGGCATTCGACGGCTTTCAATATGTGGTCATGACCGACGGCGATCAGGGAATGTCATGGACGACGGGATTCAGCCGGGCGCTGAGCGAGATCATTGTGGATGACCCGCGCACCTTCCGGCTCGTGGAACTCTATATTCTCCCCGACGGCAGTTGCGCGCGCCTCTACTCCATTCACCGCAGCTCCACTGAGGAGGATGGACCCCGAAGAGTCGATGCGGAGAAGGACATCGTTTCTTCCTACCGTCAGAGCTCCATTCCATGCTCCTCTACGCGCCCTGCGTGCTCCGCGTTGAGGCTTTTATGA
- a CDS encoding glycosyltransferase family 2 protein — MQPETPNPKSKIEKGLVSVIVVNWNGLAYLGECLDSIEGQSYLATELLVIDNGSTDGSRPWLQARCGEKWRLIELASNLGFAGGVNAGIRASQGEFVALLNNDAVADSNWLANLAACMENPEVGMAASKILFYEQRQIIDKVGHLLYPDGLNRGRGAGDVDRGQHDRSDDVFFPDGCAALYRRSMLEDIGMFDEQFFAYGDDADLGLRARWRGWICRYAPEAKVYHRHSRSLGKYSPQKAFLVERNRLWVAVKLFPMPLLLISPLFTLWRFFWHLSSILRSRGLAGGVTREYSAGSLFVALVRAYLSGLQGLGEILRKRRMVFRSRRITYRQFYALLHRYRISARDLALRD; from the coding sequence TTGCAGCCTGAAACCCCCAATCCAAAATCCAAAATCGAAAAGGGGCTGGTCTCCGTCATCGTCGTCAACTGGAATGGCCTGGCTTATCTCGGAGAGTGCCTCGACTCCATCGAAGGCCAGTCGTATCTCGCTACCGAACTCCTTGTGATCGACAACGGCTCGACCGACGGTTCGCGCCCGTGGCTGCAGGCAAGGTGCGGCGAGAAGTGGAGGCTGATCGAGCTGGCTTCAAACCTGGGATTCGCGGGGGGCGTTAATGCGGGAATCCGCGCCTCGCAGGGAGAATTCGTTGCCTTGCTGAACAACGATGCGGTCGCCGATAGCAACTGGCTGGCCAATCTGGCCGCGTGCATGGAGAATCCCGAGGTGGGCATGGCGGCCTCAAAGATACTCTTTTACGAACAGCGCCAGATCATCGACAAGGTCGGTCACCTGCTTTACCCTGACGGCCTCAATCGGGGTCGGGGTGCCGGGGATGTCGATCGCGGACAACATGATCGAAGCGATGATGTCTTCTTCCCGGACGGCTGCGCGGCCCTGTACCGGCGCAGCATGCTCGAAGATATCGGAATGTTCGACGAGCAGTTCTTCGCCTATGGGGACGACGCTGACCTCGGTTTGCGGGCGCGCTGGCGCGGCTGGATTTGCAGATACGCCCCGGAGGCCAAGGTGTACCACCGCCACTCGAGGAGTCTCGGCAAGTATTCCCCCCAAAAAGCATTTCTCGTCGAACGCAACCGGCTCTGGGTGGCCGTGAAGCTTTTCCCGATGCCGTTGCTGCTGATCTCTCCGCTGTTTACTTTGTGGCGCTTTTTCTGGCATCTTTCCAGCATTCTGAGAAGTCGCGGTCTGGCGGGCGGCGTGACTAGGGAGTACAGCGCCGGCAGCCTGTTTGTTGCCTTGGTGCGGGCCTATCTTTCCGGCCTGCAAGGCCTGGGCGAAATCCTGAGGAAGCGGAGGATGGTTTTCCGCAGCAGGAGGATCACATACCGGCAATTCTACGCGTTGCTGCACAGGTATCGGATCTCTGCCAGGGACTTGGCGCTGCGGGATTGA
- a CDS encoding class I SAM-dependent methyltransferase has protein sequence MINPRLKSLAEKLLPHFLVARLDPIQEIVESEAKVAAARIADGQVVLDAGAGEARHRRYFTRGRYVALDSGTGDPDWDYSHLDVQADLEHLPLGSGSVDCVLCMVVLEHTRDPRRVLSEFARVLKAGGSLFLVVPFLWEEHQAPHDYLRFTRHGVRLLLENLPLRVDLLCPMGGFFWVCARRCVSLLGFFQQGWRWILFVPLAPFFGLLLPLLLYFLDPLDQNREFSLGFRVRAIKEGN, from the coding sequence TTGATAAATCCGCGACTGAAGTCGCTTGCAGAAAAGTTGCTGCCGCATTTTCTGGTCGCGCGGCTGGATCCGATTCAGGAGATCGTCGAATCGGAAGCGAAGGTCGCTGCAGCCCGGATCGCGGACGGGCAGGTGGTGCTTGATGCAGGCGCGGGCGAAGCGCGTCATAGACGATATTTCACGCGCGGGCGCTATGTGGCCTTGGATTCGGGAACCGGGGATCCGGATTGGGACTACTCTCACCTCGATGTTCAGGCGGATCTGGAACATCTGCCCCTCGGATCGGGCTCCGTGGACTGCGTTCTCTGCATGGTGGTCCTTGAGCATACGCGTGATCCCAGACGAGTGCTGAGCGAGTTCGCCCGTGTCCTCAAGGCCGGCGGCTCGCTCTTTCTCGTCGTGCCTTTTCTCTGGGAGGAGCACCAGGCGCCGCATGATTACCTTCGATTCACGCGTCACGGCGTCCGCCTGCTCCTGGAAAACTTGCCGCTTCGGGTAGACCTACTCTGCCCAATGGGTGGTTTTTTCTGGGTATGTGCCCGGCGTTGTGTCAGTTTGTTGGGCTTTTTTCAACAAGGCTGGCGGTGGATTCTGTTCGTTCCTCTGGCCCCCTTCTTCGGCCTGCTGCTGCCCCTGCTCCTGTATTTTCTGGACCCGCTGGATCAGAACAGAGAGTTTTCGCTCGGCTTTCGGGTACGCGCGATCAAAGAAGGGAATTGA